A single genomic interval of Antarcticibacterium arcticum harbors:
- a CDS encoding metallophosphoesterase, with the protein MKKNNIFLTFLAAALLYGCATTAPKFKDGEPEDNFGYPTDLKVEKSFYLVGDGGYSEPGGTSEGLIAFKNYMDSVKVKDNYTIFLGDNIYPVGMPEEGSPERDFAEYRLDAQLDAIEKYEGNVIFIPGNHDWYNRGIPGVERQADYLKEKFGEKLVWSPNTGCGLEIIDISDDIQLIVMDSQWYLTDWDVHPLINKECPDIKTREALFLEIETELKKSQNKTIIFALHHPLYTNGTHGGQYNFDQHLYPTQKKVPVPILGSLVSLIRTTGGVSIQDAQNERYKSLVKRLETIGKDSERLIFVSGHEHSLQYIINGNIKQIVSGSASKASYASLSNDGLFAYPGQGFVVYDVFEDGSSWASFYGNENNRAKLLYQKEVHPAPEEFDVSHLADDFPETFTASIYEKEETEKSDVFRTLWGERYRELYGKEVEFKVADLSTLYGGLSIIQAGGGHQTVSLRVKDSLDREYNLRRIRKSAVQYIQAVAFKDKAVEEQFENTIAEDLLNDLYTASHPFAFLAIPPLAKAANVYYTNPEIYYLPKQKLMGKYNAVHGDDVYMIEERPEENWLGSGNFANANHDIVSTRAMFERLRRDEKYKLNEPSYVRARIFDMLIGDWDRHQDQWRWAEIEDEEDNRTFEPIPRDRDQVFSNYDGAFFGTLRALAGFSKQFGVYGEDINDVKWFNIAAIGLDRELTQNVGRETWMAEAKFIQENLTDAIIEEAFTNLPPESRGEATEDIIKSLKGRRNNIVDITERYYDHMATLGIVTGTDKDDHIEIARLPEGKTRVRITRLKGGEKAEVVSEKIFDKKETGEIWVYGLGDDDIFEVTGDEKNDLVFVRLIGGHNNDVYKVASNSGRRVKIYDHRTRPNTVESKGHAKIRLRDDYEQNTFDKDKKVFNAGSLTPGFGYNPDDGFKIGLQTSFIYNGFKRNPFTSSHTLRAGYYFATQGYDASYTGEFAQIMGRFNLVVGAYFTSPNFANNFFGYGNETLNFDDELDLDYNRTRISRFGTEFGFIRKTPFGSFFSYKAHFEGVKVDETEGRFITEEFAQEDPEFFERKFFGGLEGLYRYESYDHNLNPTRGMKFELLLGGKMNLEETGRNFGYFKPYWEFYNAVTRNRRLVLNSRVQAHLNMGNDYEFYQAATLGGDSGLRGYRLQRFAGKSAFAAGGDLRYSFSQFKTSFLPFQIGIFAGYDIGRVWIPEYDSNVWHDSYGGGFWVNSAEAISGKFSLFGSEEGLRFAFGFGFSF; encoded by the coding sequence ATGAAAAAAAATAACATATTTCTAACGTTCCTTGCGGCAGCATTGCTTTATGGTTGTGCAACCACCGCCCCAAAATTCAAGGATGGAGAACCGGAAGACAATTTTGGATATCCCACAGATCTTAAAGTTGAAAAATCATTTTATCTGGTAGGTGACGGGGGTTACTCTGAACCAGGTGGAACTTCCGAAGGGCTCATTGCCTTTAAGAATTATATGGATTCAGTAAAAGTTAAGGACAACTATACCATTTTTCTTGGAGATAATATTTATCCTGTGGGAATGCCGGAAGAAGGGTCCCCCGAGAGAGATTTTGCCGAATATCGCCTAGATGCCCAACTGGACGCAATTGAAAAATATGAAGGAAATGTAATTTTCATTCCTGGTAATCATGATTGGTATAACCGTGGAATCCCGGGGGTGGAACGACAAGCAGACTATTTAAAAGAAAAATTTGGAGAAAAACTGGTATGGTCACCCAACACCGGCTGTGGTCTTGAGATAATTGATATTAGTGATGACATTCAGCTTATTGTAATGGATTCCCAATGGTATTTAACAGATTGGGATGTACACCCGTTAATAAATAAGGAATGCCCCGATATTAAGACCCGTGAAGCTTTATTCCTGGAAATAGAGACCGAGCTTAAGAAGAGCCAGAATAAAACCATCATATTTGCCTTACACCATCCTTTGTATACCAATGGAACACATGGAGGGCAGTATAATTTTGACCAGCATTTATACCCAACCCAAAAGAAAGTACCGGTTCCCATTCTTGGTTCCCTGGTTTCCCTAATAAGAACCACCGGCGGTGTTTCAATTCAGGATGCGCAGAATGAACGTTATAAATCTCTTGTTAAAAGATTGGAGACCATAGGAAAGGATTCAGAAAGATTGATTTTTGTTTCTGGCCACGAGCATTCACTTCAGTATATAATAAATGGAAATATTAAGCAAATAGTATCAGGTTCGGCTTCCAAAGCTTCCTATGCATCCCTTAGTAATGACGGTTTGTTTGCATACCCGGGGCAGGGATTTGTAGTTTATGATGTATTTGAGGATGGCTCTTCCTGGGCCAGTTTCTACGGAAATGAAAATAACCGCGCCAAATTATTATATCAAAAAGAAGTACATCCGGCACCTGAGGAATTTGATGTTTCTCATTTAGCAGATGATTTTCCCGAAACTTTTACTGCCTCAATATATGAGAAAGAAGAAACTGAAAAAAGTGATGTTTTCAGGACATTGTGGGGCGAGCGTTACAGGGAATTATATGGAAAAGAAGTAGAGTTTAAGGTTGCAGACCTTTCCACATTATATGGCGGACTTTCAATTATCCAGGCAGGTGGGGGGCACCAAACCGTTTCCCTTAGGGTAAAAGACAGTCTGGACCGCGAGTATAATTTAAGAAGGATAAGGAAAAGTGCAGTTCAATATATTCAGGCAGTAGCATTTAAAGATAAGGCAGTAGAAGAACAATTTGAAAATACTATTGCAGAGGATCTTTTGAATGATCTTTATACTGCTTCACATCCTTTTGCATTTCTTGCAATTCCTCCTTTGGCAAAAGCAGCGAATGTGTATTACACAAATCCTGAGATATATTATTTACCAAAGCAAAAGCTCATGGGTAAATATAACGCAGTGCATGGGGACGATGTTTATATGATAGAGGAACGACCTGAAGAAAACTGGCTTGGGAGTGGAAACTTTGCCAATGCAAATCATGATATTGTTAGTACACGGGCAATGTTTGAAAGGCTTAGGCGCGATGAGAAATATAAGCTGAACGAGCCTTCTTACGTGCGGGCCCGTATTTTTGATATGTTAATAGGAGACTGGGACAGGCACCAGGATCAATGGCGTTGGGCCGAAATTGAAGATGAAGAAGACAATCGCACCTTTGAGCCTATTCCCAGAGATCGTGATCAGGTTTTTTCCAATTATGACGGGGCCTTTTTTGGAACACTTCGGGCATTGGCAGGATTTTCAAAACAATTTGGGGTATACGGGGAAGATATTAATGATGTAAAGTGGTTCAATATTGCCGCAATTGGTCTGGACCGTGAATTAACACAAAATGTGGGAAGAGAAACTTGGATGGCCGAAGCTAAATTCATTCAGGAAAATCTTACAGATGCGATCATTGAAGAAGCTTTTACAAACCTTCCACCGGAAAGCAGGGGAGAAGCTACAGAAGATATAATAAAGAGCCTGAAGGGCCGGAGAAATAATATTGTTGATATTACAGAGCGTTATTATGACCATATGGCCACCCTTGGGATAGTTACCGGCACAGATAAGGATGACCATATTGAAATTGCCCGCCTTCCGGAAGGTAAAACTCGGGTGCGTATTACCCGTTTAAAAGGTGGGGAAAAGGCAGAGGTGGTAAGCGAAAAGATCTTTGATAAGAAAGAGACCGGTGAAATATGGGTATATGGATTGGGTGATGATGATATTTTTGAGGTTACAGGAGATGAGAAAAATGACCTTGTATTTGTAAGGTTAATTGGAGGACATAATAACGATGTTTACAAAGTTGCTTCAAACAGTGGGCGAAGGGTGAAGATCTACGATCATAGAACCCGTCCCAATACCGTAGAATCAAAAGGACATGCCAAAATAAGGCTGCGTGATGATTATGAACAAAATACATTTGATAAGGATAAAAAGGTTTTTAATGCCGGAAGTCTCACCCCGGGATTTGGTTACAATCCGGATGATGGTTTTAAAATAGGTTTACAAACTTCCTTCATTTATAATGGGTTTAAAAGAAATCCATTTACCTCCAGTCATACTCTAAGAGCTGGATATTATTTTGCCACCCAGGGATACGATGCCTCCTACACAGGGGAATTTGCACAGATCATGGGAAGGTTCAACCTTGTAGTTGGGGCCTATTTTACCAGTCCTAATTTTGCAAATAATTTCTTTGGTTATGGTAATGAGACATTAAATTTTGATGATGAATTGGATCTTGATTATAACCGTACTAGAATAAGCAGATTTGGGACCGAATTTGGTTTCATTAGAAAAACCCCATTTGGAAGTTTCTTTTCGTATAAAGCCCATTTTGAAGGTGTGAAAGTTGATGAAACTGAAGGTAGATTTATTACTGAAGAATTTGCCCAGGAAGATCCGGAATTTTTTGAGAGAAAGTTTTTTGGTGGCCTGGAAGGGCTTTACAGATATGAAAGTTATGATCATAACCTGAATCCAACCCGCGGGATGAAATTTGAACTATTATTGGGTGGAAAAATGAATCTTGAGGAGACAGGGAGAAACTTTGGATATTTCAAACCATACTGGGAATTTTACAATGCCGTTACCAGAAACAGAAGACTTGTTTTAAACTCGAGGGTACAGGCACACCTAAATATGGGGAATGATTATGAGTTTTACCAGGCCGCAACATTAGGTGGGGATTCTGGATTAAGAGGGTATAGATTGCAAAGATTCGCCGGGAAAAGCGCATTTGCCGCCGGAGGTGACCTAAGATACAGTTTTAGCCAGTTTAAAACCTCTTTCCTGCCATTTCAAATTGGGATCTTTGCAGGTTATGATATAGGAAGGGTATGGATACCAGAATATGACAGCAATGTGTGGCATGATAGCTACGGTGGTGGTTTCTGGGTAAACAGTGCAGAAGCAATTAGCGGTAAATTCAGCCTATTTGGAAGTGAAGAAGGCCTGCGGTTTGCATTTGGCTTCGGCTTTAGTTTTTAA
- a CDS encoding mechanosensitive ion channel family protein: MDSIILALPNFLLAILVLILFVVAANYASKLLNKILRYKVKQDSIREITVQVARLIIILIGFFIALGILELNTILTSILAGAGVVGLAIGLALQGTLNNTFSGIILSFIPELQLDDWIETGEYAGAVTQISLRSVVIKEADNNYVVIPNSKIVQEPFKNFSRTARSRVMLDCGVAYDSDLELVQNLTIETMKSLFAQQGNEEVEFMYQEFADSSINFVVRFWTPVSNRKDILVAKNKAIIALKKAFDENNINIPFPIRTIDFTNKLSIHKPGDGEK; the protein is encoded by the coding sequence ATGGATTCTATTATCCTGGCCCTGCCAAATTTTCTCCTGGCCATTTTGGTTTTAATACTGTTTGTGGTTGCTGCAAACTATGCTTCTAAACTCCTGAACAAAATCCTGAGGTATAAAGTAAAACAGGATTCCATCAGGGAAATTACGGTACAAGTTGCCAGATTGATCATTATTTTAATCGGCTTTTTTATTGCTTTAGGCATACTTGAATTAAACACCATTTTAACCTCCATATTAGCCGGTGCAGGAGTGGTAGGTTTAGCCATTGGCCTGGCACTGCAAGGCACCCTTAATAATACATTCTCGGGTATAATTTTAAGTTTTATTCCTGAACTTCAATTGGATGATTGGATTGAAACCGGTGAATATGCCGGTGCCGTTACCCAAATTAGTCTTCGGAGTGTAGTTATTAAAGAGGCTGATAATAATTATGTGGTAATACCTAATTCAAAAATAGTTCAGGAACCTTTTAAAAACTTCAGCAGAACAGCCCGGTCCCGGGTGATGCTTGACTGTGGGGTCGCCTATGATTCAGATCTTGAATTGGTACAAAATTTAACTATTGAAACCATGAAATCTCTTTTTGCCCAGCAAGGAAATGAAGAGGTAGAATTCATGTATCAGGAATTTGCAGATAGCTCTATAAATTTCGTAGTAAGGTTCTGGACTCCCGTATCTAACAGAAAGGATATCCTGGTAGCGAAAAACAAGGCTATAATTGCCCTTAAGAAAGCATTTGACGAGAATAATATAAATATTCCTTTCCCTATAAGAACCATTGATTTCACCAATAAATTATCTATCCATAAACCGGGGGATGGTGAAAAGTAA
- a CDS encoding Dps family protein yields MSYLGLDEKKTTKTVQELNTLLADYHIYYQKLRNFHWNVIGKNFFDLHEKFEELYDDAKLKVDEIAERILTLRFQPTSNLSDYLKASNLKESSSDLSDTKMIQTLLDDHGILLKQMRKVVEVADKGGDEGTIDLIGAYIRELEKTSWMLDSWKMKTSENHKPA; encoded by the coding sequence ATGAGTTACTTAGGATTAGACGAAAAGAAAACTACTAAAACTGTTCAGGAATTGAACACGCTTTTAGCCGATTACCATATATACTACCAAAAACTTAGGAATTTTCACTGGAATGTGATAGGAAAAAATTTCTTTGACCTTCATGAAAAATTCGAAGAGCTGTATGACGATGCAAAACTTAAGGTTGATGAAATTGCTGAGCGTATTCTTACGTTGCGTTTTCAACCCACGAGTAATCTGAGCGATTATTTGAAAGCTTCCAATTTAAAGGAATCCTCATCTGATCTTAGCGATACGAAAATGATTCAGACTCTTTTAGATGATCACGGTATTCTTCTTAAGCAAATGAGAAAAGTTGTAGAGGTTGCCGACAAAGGGGGTGATGAAGGAACTATTGATCTTATTGGGGCATATATTAGAGAATTGGAAAAAACAAGCTGGATGCTTGATTCCTGGAAAATGAAAACCAGCGAAAACCACAAGCCAGCTTAA
- a CDS encoding phosphoribosylpyrophosphate synthetase → MKDYGTLSQAINKLKLEEGYEYDFNLLDEYIEIKAVNETYHINDFNVDKVLRFEGMSNPDDNAILYAITTENGKKGVLVDGYGISSGQVSKPMLDKLNLKAKRPID, encoded by the coding sequence ATGAAAGATTACGGAACATTATCACAGGCAATTAATAAGCTGAAACTTGAAGAAGGTTACGAATATGATTTCAATTTACTCGATGAATACATTGAAATTAAAGCTGTAAACGAAACTTATCATATCAATGATTTTAATGTTGATAAAGTCCTCCGCTTTGAGGGGATGAGCAACCCCGATGACAACGCTATCCTTTATGCTATTACCACCGAAAATGGCAAAAAAGGAGTGCTCGTAGATGGTTACGGAATCTCCAGCGGACAGGTCTCAAAACCCATGCTAGATAAACTTAATTTAAAAGCGAAACGTCCCATTGACTAA
- a CDS encoding glycosyltransferase family 10 domain-containing protein → MKNIKLWFTDFYEGFDLADNPLSRILEKNYSIILTKEEPDYLIYSCYGNEFLNYNCIRIYYTGENLTPDFNLCDYAIGFDRLTFRDRYLRYPNYAFFEDQFEQLIKPPNFDKKILSEKKYFCNFIYSNPHAHPARDHFFHKLNSYKEVTSPGTHLKNSNLFVGERFAADWMFSKLEFQSQCKFTIAFENTSSPGYTTEKILHAFISNTIPIYWGDPEVTKDFNPKAFINCHDFENFEAVIERIKEIDGSDELYLSILNEPPFVNNQIPKNLERNKLTSFLQHMFDQEIEVAGRRNHYGTSLKYEKDLKSMVALSQQYKERNKLKRFLDKLGCL, encoded by the coding sequence ATGAAAAATATAAAATTATGGTTTACAGATTTTTATGAGGGATTTGATCTGGCAGATAATCCACTTTCAAGGATTCTCGAAAAAAACTATTCCATAATTTTAACTAAGGAGGAACCTGATTATCTTATTTATTCCTGTTATGGAAATGAATTTCTAAACTATAACTGTATCAGGATTTATTACACGGGAGAGAATTTAACCCCCGATTTTAATCTCTGCGATTACGCGATTGGCTTTGACCGCCTTACTTTTAGAGATAGATACTTGCGATATCCCAACTATGCTTTCTTTGAGGATCAATTTGAACAATTGATCAAACCCCCGAATTTTGACAAGAAAATTCTTTCAGAAAAAAAATATTTCTGCAATTTTATTTATTCTAATCCGCATGCCCACCCTGCCCGGGACCATTTTTTTCATAAACTAAATTCATATAAAGAAGTTACTTCTCCCGGTACTCATTTGAAAAACAGCAACTTATTTGTGGGAGAACGCTTTGCGGCCGACTGGATGTTCAGTAAACTGGAATTTCAGTCCCAATGCAAATTTACTATCGCATTTGAAAACACTTCCTCGCCGGGATACACCACCGAGAAAATTTTACATGCCTTTATTTCCAATACCATTCCTATTTATTGGGGAGATCCTGAAGTAACTAAAGATTTTAATCCTAAGGCGTTTATCAATTGTCATGATTTTGAAAATTTTGAAGCTGTTATCGAGAGGATCAAGGAAATAGATGGGAGTGATGAATTATATCTATCCATTTTAAATGAACCCCCGTTTGTCAATAATCAAATTCCTAAAAATCTCGAAAGAAATAAACTGACCTCCTTCTTGCAGCATATGTTTGATCAGGAAATAGAAGTTGCGGGCCGAAGAAATCATTACGGAACTTCATTGAAATATGAAAAAGACCTGAAATCAATGGTTGCTCTTAGTCAACAATATAAGGAACGTAATAAGCTAAAGAGATTTCTGGATAAACTCGGTTGCCTTTAA
- the rfbB gene encoding dTDP-glucose 4,6-dehydratase, giving the protein MNKKVLITGGAGFIGSHVVRLFVNQYPGYHIYNLDALTYAGNLENLKDVETATNYTFLKADINNASEINDLFKKYKFDSVIHLAAESHVDRSIKDPLAFVQTNIIGTVNLLNASIGIWKNDFNEKLFYHISTDEVYGTLGESGLFSESSPYDPNSPYAASKAGSDHFVRAYGETYGLPYIISNCSNNYGPNQFPEKLIPLFINNIIEQKPLPIYGDGKYTRDWLYVIDHAQAINLAFHNGKVKETYNIGGFNEWQNIDLVKLLCQIMDHKLGRKEGSSTRLFTFIKDRPGHDKRYAIDASKIKEELGWEPSVYFEEGLNKTIDWYLKNGEWLKNVTSGKYQEYYEGQYLK; this is encoded by the coding sequence ATGAACAAAAAGGTATTGATCACCGGTGGTGCGGGTTTTATTGGCTCTCATGTGGTACGCTTATTTGTTAACCAATACCCCGGGTACCATATTTATAATCTGGATGCCCTTACATATGCGGGGAATCTGGAAAATCTTAAAGATGTAGAAACAGCCACTAATTATACTTTTTTAAAGGCCGATATCAATAATGCTTCAGAAATAAATGACCTCTTCAAAAAGTATAAATTTGACAGCGTGATCCATCTGGCAGCCGAATCTCATGTAGACAGATCTATTAAAGACCCATTGGCATTTGTGCAAACCAATATTATTGGAACAGTAAATCTGTTGAATGCCTCGATTGGTATATGGAAAAATGATTTTAATGAAAAGCTATTTTATCATATAAGCACAGATGAAGTGTATGGTACACTGGGAGAATCAGGATTATTTTCTGAATCCAGCCCATATGATCCCAATTCGCCTTATGCCGCTTCTAAAGCAGGATCAGATCATTTTGTGCGGGCATATGGAGAAACTTATGGATTACCATATATTATTTCAAACTGCTCCAATAATTACGGTCCTAACCAATTTCCCGAAAAACTTATTCCGTTGTTTATTAATAATATTATTGAACAAAAACCTTTACCTATTTACGGAGATGGAAAATATACGCGTGACTGGTTGTATGTAATTGACCATGCGCAGGCAATTAATTTAGCTTTCCATAATGGGAAAGTTAAAGAAACCTATAATATTGGAGGTTTTAATGAATGGCAAAATATTGACCTGGTAAAACTTCTTTGTCAAATTATGGACCATAAACTTGGACGGAAGGAGGGAAGTTCGACCCGTTTGTTCACTTTTATCAAAGACCGCCCGGGCCATGATAAAAGATATGCTATAGATGCCTCAAAGATCAAAGAAGAATTAGGTTGGGAGCCTTCAGTATACTTTGAAGAAGGCCTGAATAAAACAATTGACTGGTATTTAAAAAACGGAGAGTGGTTAAAGAATGTAACCTCCGGAAAGTATCAGGAGTATTATGAGGGGCAGTATCTTAAATAA
- a CDS encoding O-fucosyltransferase family protein has protein sequence MNKQQLLENYAELNNSFKEKITFHLGAEAGFFSEFNNMVLAMLYCLSKEIKFTLYSKKANFALEKGWNDFFEPFCEETDFFLHSRYNRRAYQIKNQRKLPPKVLKLLTGNEYLTQDIWDSFRSEEFSRKKFNIPQLGLNNSSLLEATQKIIHMIWNYNANSQKIIENHVNMLNLLGNYISVHIRAGDKTLEANTFDFHHYMKKAQKVGHTKKAFILTDNYTVFEDLKRYYSNWEFFTLCSSSERGYVHSEFRKRDKNEKYLQHLKLFASLDVCAASEKFIGTYSSNPGMFMGMRIGEDKCACIDYDAWKLW, from the coding sequence ATGAATAAACAACAGTTGTTAGAAAACTACGCGGAGCTTAATAATTCATTTAAAGAAAAAATAACATTTCATCTGGGAGCAGAGGCCGGTTTTTTTTCAGAATTTAATAATATGGTGTTGGCGATGCTTTATTGCCTGAGTAAGGAGATAAAATTCACTTTGTATTCTAAAAAGGCAAATTTTGCCTTAGAGAAAGGTTGGAACGATTTCTTTGAACCCTTTTGCGAGGAAACTGATTTTTTTTTACACAGCAGATACAACAGGAGAGCGTATCAAATAAAAAATCAAAGAAAGTTACCTCCAAAAGTTTTAAAGTTACTAACCGGTAATGAATATCTCACCCAGGATATTTGGGATTCCTTTCGAAGTGAAGAATTTTCCAGGAAAAAATTTAATATTCCTCAACTAGGTTTGAATAATTCCTCCCTTTTGGAGGCTACCCAAAAAATCATTCACATGATTTGGAATTATAATGCCAATAGCCAAAAAATTATTGAGAATCATGTAAATATGTTGAATTTACTCGGGAATTACATAAGTGTACATATACGGGCAGGGGATAAAACATTGGAAGCAAATACATTTGATTTTCACCACTATATGAAAAAGGCTCAGAAGGTTGGGCATACCAAAAAAGCTTTTATTTTAACCGACAATTATACTGTTTTTGAGGATCTCAAAAGGTACTATTCAAATTGGGAATTCTTTACCCTATGCAGTTCTTCAGAAAGAGGGTATGTTCATTCTGAATTCAGGAAAAGGGACAAAAATGAAAAATATCTGCAGCATCTTAAACTGTTTGCCAGCCTGGATGTTTGTGCAGCTTCAGAAAAATTCATTGGAACTTATAGTTCCAATCCCGGTATGTTCATGGGAATGAGAATTGGTGAAGATAAATGTGCCTGTATAGATTATGACGCCTGGAAATTATGGTAA
- a CDS encoding lipopolysaccharide biosynthesis protein, which produces MSLKKKAALSLVWTFTQQFGNQLIGFFVSLVLARILLPAEFGLIGMIVVVVAVGNVLLDGGLTKSLIRDPDCDEEDYSTVFFFHLIASLLIYAVIFLIAPLIANFYEQPLLTSITRVYSLSIIITSFSVVQMARLTKVMDFKTQAIIAIPASLIGGVAGVWMAYTGYGVWSLVWSGLITSIVSTVLLWFHSNWLPSFSFNMKKFRKHFDFGYKLTLSDLLNRIFNNIFLIVIGKYFSAGQVGFYTRAETMKQLPIVNITNALNKVTFPLFVSIQDDDIRLRRVYKKLMLMVMFVIAPVLIFLAVLAEPVFVFLFTAKWLPAVPYFQILCVTGILYPLHSYNLTILNVKGRSDLFLKLEVIKKIIIILTILIAIPFGILALLYGQVLISLIGFFINAHYTKRFIGYTGWAQLKDVFPIIFLAAFAGFGIFIADHLGLHNQINFIRILAGGIIGISIYLPVAYFLKFSSLSEFRDLILKK; this is translated from the coding sequence ATGTCTTTAAAAAAGAAAGCAGCATTAAGCCTGGTTTGGACCTTTACGCAACAATTCGGGAATCAACTTATTGGATTTTTTGTGTCCCTGGTACTGGCAAGAATTCTACTTCCGGCAGAATTTGGTCTTATTGGGATGATAGTGGTTGTAGTGGCAGTGGGTAATGTGCTGTTAGATGGGGGCCTTACCAAATCCCTGATACGCGACCCGGACTGTGATGAGGAAGATTATTCTACGGTATTTTTTTTTCACCTCATTGCCAGTTTGCTCATCTATGCAGTAATATTCCTGATAGCTCCATTAATAGCCAATTTTTATGAGCAACCTTTACTAACATCCATTACCCGGGTGTACAGTTTATCTATTATAATCACTTCTTTTTCGGTAGTCCAAATGGCCCGCCTTACAAAAGTGATGGATTTTAAAACACAGGCAATTATAGCAATACCCGCTTCTTTAATAGGAGGGGTTGCAGGGGTTTGGATGGCATACACAGGTTATGGTGTTTGGAGCCTTGTTTGGAGCGGCCTAATAACATCAATTGTTAGTACGGTCCTATTATGGTTTCATTCAAATTGGCTTCCCAGCTTCAGTTTTAATATGAAAAAGTTCAGGAAACATTTTGATTTTGGTTATAAGTTGACCTTATCAGATCTGTTGAACAGGATTTTCAACAATATTTTTTTAATTGTAATAGGTAAATATTTCTCTGCCGGGCAGGTGGGTTTTTATACCCGCGCCGAAACAATGAAACAATTGCCTATTGTTAATATTACCAATGCGCTTAATAAAGTAACATTCCCATTGTTTGTATCAATTCAGGATGATGATATAAGATTAAGGAGAGTTTATAAAAAACTAATGTTAATGGTAATGTTTGTTATCGCTCCCGTGTTGATCTTCCTTGCCGTCTTGGCGGAACCCGTTTTTGTTTTTCTTTTTACGGCCAAATGGCTTCCTGCGGTTCCTTATTTCCAGATTCTTTGTGTAACGGGAATTCTATATCCTCTTCATTCTTATAATCTCACTATTTTGAACGTAAAGGGAAGAAGCGATCTTTTTCTTAAGCTTGAAGTGATCAAAAAAATTATAATCATTCTTACTATTTTAATTGCCATACCATTTGGTATCCTGGCATTATTGTATGGGCAGGTTTTAATTTCTTTGATTGGATTCTTTATAAATGCCCATTATACAAAAAGATTTATTGGCTATACAGGCTGGGCGCAGTTAAAAGACGTTTTCCCAATTATTTTTTTAGCCGCATTTGCGGGATTTGGGATATTTATAGCAGACCACTTAGGTCTTCATAATCAAATTAATTTCATTAGAATTCTTGCAGGAGGAATAATTGGGATTTCAATTTATCTACCGGTCGCATATTTTCTTAAATTTAGCAGCCTTTCAGAATTTAGAGATTTAATATTAAAAAAATGA